GGACCGTTTCGATTACTCCATCTTTCATGCTTGGATGTCTGACGGTGATTGGTGTGAAGTGTGTCCTAAGCATGTAAGTTTGTATTTATTATGAAACTAGGACAACAATAGCGTTCTATACACCTGTCTAATTTAATGGCAGGATTGAATCTGCAAACTTCTTTACTGAATGATGCAACTGTGGAAGAGAAATCATAATGTTTTAACTTAGAGAATTGCCACTTCTCAAAACTAAGTCACTTTGATATTTGCCAGACAAATCAAGCAATTATAACCTCTTTATAACCGTTTGCTATTGTCTTGTCACGCTATTGTGTCTGCAAGCTGGCGCTAACGTATGTATACCTTACTAATGTAAGTTTGTATGTTTTAAGTAGCTTAAACAACAAGGAGTTCGATCGGGCCGTTAATGCATATACCTAGAGTACGTGTGACTTCAATAATTCCTGTGCTATAGAAAGTCGTGATATGAACGTTAATGGTTGATAAGTTTATGAGCTAATTCATTTTGATATGCTGAACGAGAACATATGCATATTCAGgtttttgttgcattttcatggtttaatttaatttaattgttcgaatttttaaaaacaaatgtttattgtatttgaaaatgaacacagctttaaatatgtatttaattGCTGGCTTTACCTTTTTCTTTCAAGATTTCACGGAAGAAAAATCCTGAAATGGATAGGCCTAAAAAGTCAAATAATAACACAGGATGATAACATACAAGGATGATTCGTTATCGAATCAGGCTCCTTTAGATAATTCCATCGCCGATACTAGGTCACATTTGACTAGTATCGCGAATGATTTATAGTATGGATAGTAATCAATTTCCTTGTGTATCAAACAGAAATGCTtggaaattattgaaattacGAAGAAGTGTAAGTTCATGATGTTGGTGGTCCCCTTTAATGCATTTTCAAAAACCATTCAGGAGGGTAACAACATTATTACAAAAGGGGAGATAGATACGTCATTTTTTTATTAAGCGATTACTGAAATTACATCATAACACCCGACTGTTTAAGTTATTTAGTAAGGTAATACAGTTACTTTGTACCTTCTGTAGTAGTGTGAAAGGTCAAAAGCAAAGCAACTATTGAAATGTTTCCTGTGAGTCTAGCTCAGCCGAAATGCCCAAACCAAGAATATTTTTACCAATTATGAATTTTATACGTTTAAAAATTTTCCAACCATTTTCTCACCATTTAAAATCCGTTTTGAATTGCATATGGTTGTAAACTTAATTGGGTTTCAAGAACCTGTACATAATTTCGATTAGCAATGACCGAAACCTCAATGGctctaattaattaatttcaggATAACGTTAAAGATACGTTGCAAATCTTCGTTTCGGCATGCCTGTGAAGTCCGAAACTTAATTGTGTTTAATACAGGTTATATTATCTTTTATAGAGGCATACGGAATGAAATTAAGAATATAACTATGGGAAGCTCAAATACCTCGCTGAATTCTGCCTGCAATCTTGTCATAATGTTTTCTAATGTAAAAGTATATTGCACTCCATAGCTGGTGAAGAATTTTACGTTCCGTTTCGGTAATTCTAAATCGTTTTTTCCAGATATCCCGAAACCCGATACCTTCCTTTTGATTACCAATCAATATTAAAGCAAAATAATGTTGGAAATATTTACGCCTCCTGAACAATCAAACTTAACCGATCCCTCCCATGCTGTCGACTAAACGTTTAGATCACTGGAACTATAGCTCAGACAAAGAACAgacagttcagttcagttcagagCCCTACCCTAGAATAGAACAATTTTAAACGTCAAATGGGTaaactttaaatttttgttgttataaCTGATTCTGAGTTGAATAACCAATGTATATTATCCTAAGGTCATGTGAGATTGTTCATGCTAGTATAGTGGGCGTGGCTAGTTGCTAAAGTGCATATCAATCAAGTAAGATCTTTTCGCATTCGTTAAAGTGAGGGTGCTAGAACTAAATAGCGTAAGCTGAAGGGCTTAAAGTACCAGGCGCGTTAAGTTATGTGCCacttggttttatttttttaaagggAAGGTTCTTACAGTGATATGGtgtattatataaaatattgccTTTCAACTAAGATATgataggcaatatgtatttgatcaatattttaattttcatgacTAGTGAAAAATCCAAAATGaattacattaaaattaaaacggTTTTGTTATCGATAGGTTTATAGGTGTAACTGATGTGTTAATTAAGAGGTTGTTTTCGATCTAGCGCATCCAAAAGTTAATACCAATAGTGTTCAGTTGTATCCGATTTTTTTTCCAAGAGGAATAGTATAGTTTTAGTGTACTGTTGGTGCCTGAGTAGATAACCAAGGTATTGATTACTATACAGTTGGATGCAGGAGCCTGCTGGTTAGTCACGTCACTTTCCATATATGTTAAATAATCATCCATAAGATGAGTTCAATTGATTTGTCTAGAGAGGAAGATATACACACATGAAACTCATAATCAAAAGATCAATTTAATTCCATGTTCTCGCTTACATATTTAACACTAAACAGCCGGGAGGAAATAAAAGgtcttctcttttcgataaAACGTACAATTTCTTACTCGCGTCATAAAGCCTAATAAACACATGTTAATTATGTCTTATCTGGCTAACGAACGAAAGTAAAAATTGCGCGAACTGACGAGCGTAAGTTCTCCCTACACACACATTACGGAGGTTGAATTATCACTTTCACTGTCGGTTTATATAGATCTTACATGTAAGTTCGGTTGGAAATCGTTGCATGTGTCACGTTGTTAAGCTGACATATTATCGCTTAGCTGTGAGGGTGTAAAAAGTTGCCGAGTGTGTAAGAGAACATACTCTACAATGCTACTCTTCAATTTCATCTCTGCAGCGACGGTTCTGTATGGATCTCTCCTCTTTTCATCAGGTGAGActaaaattttcatttctttaataataGAACTGAATTGGTAAAAATGTAAACTGTGCTGATTCTATATGTAACAAAAGAGTTCACTACGTAACCTGCGAACGTCACTGAGGAAGTGTTCTTTATGATTACAAAGTGGAATGATGGTTACTTAGTGTCTGATAGTGTAAATTGCATTCGAAGTACGATCCTTTGATAACACTCACAATATTAATATAAGTATTTACGATACAAGCAAACAACAAGGCAAGGCAGAGTCTGTCTAGCAGTGTGTTGCGATCAAGATAGGCTTTTGTTGTTTTTACGATAGACAAGATAAGGATTCCAGAAAAATTCATTTTTTGTATGTATCGTTCTTATATTATCACTGTTGGGTAACAGTTGCATATTTGTAACACTGGCATTAGTAATTACAGATGattgttttatgtaatattcacacatgtcAACCTCATTCTTATAGATAAGTCCATTTGTGGCTGCAATAACATGAGTGATCGAAATTATAGAGTTATTAATCGTTCAATCCAATGCAACGGTAACTATGTCctacatatttaatatgttgtaTTGCTTCATTTGCAAACCTCATGTCTAATTCCATCGTTCTTTTAGCGGTAATATTGGACTATAGTAACAAACTAGGTATGCtttcatatacatattacatGGTCTGTCTTTAAGGGCTATGTACGGGACAGCTTATTTAACAATAAAATGAGTATCAAGAGGTTGTGTTAGACAGTAATAGTTATCTGTCCATATATATAGCGCCAAAGATACTAACCGGTAACTTCTGATTCAATCTAAGTCCAAACTATGTTACATTACTTGGTGTAGGCTATTTATAGGCAATCTGTTGACGCCTATAAGCTCTACCACTTACGATAAGTCTAACGTCTTTAACGTCGTCTAAAAATGTTCTGCCATATATGATAGTTTACCCTTTTTACCATTTGAACTTAtctatactgtaaaaaaaaagactttgaAAGATGTATCTATGTGTAAATATCAAGGAAACACGAGATTGACGGCGCGCACTACCATATCGTTTCATATTTAAGTGAATAAGGGGTTTAAGAGGTATGTTTATGCTTGGATACTGACCGCATTGGTTACAACCACTGTGAGTTCTTAGGAAACCAGAACTATGTAAGTTGAATGTTTGTGTTGAGGTGGAGGAGAAATTAAGCAGCTTATACACCATGTgtctttcttttaagttttcttttcaacatGGAATCAATACTAACAAAGTTCATTTCGATCTGTAGCAGAAGGGACATATCTCGGTTGCTTTGatgtaaaaaaaacagaactttCTGGAATGATAGAGAAAGTGGGAAGAAACAACATGACTGTCTCTATGTGTTCTGATTTCTGTGGTAATGGTGCATATGACAAATACGGCTTACAGTATGGATACCGGTGTTACTGTGGTAACCTGACGGAGATATTCAAGAACAATGATCGAGCAGAAGACCAATGCAAAAACCCGTGTGCAGGATCACCTAAATGTGGAGGGAATCAAGTGATAGCCATTTACAACTGTAAGTTGTATATCAAGTTCTTAcgacaaaaaaaatgaacattACATTATTGCGCTTAATTTCTCTTATACTGAACGAAGCATCGGGTGAAGGTTAAGAAATGTATCGATATTAACTTAAAACAATACGAGATTTCCGATATTCATTCTCGTTTAACGCTTTGCTTgtctttacttttattttcaaagacACGTCATACGTCGGATGCTACCGCTATACTCCAAATGAAAGAATAGACTTTGGCGGTAAAGTAGAGTACTTGACTCCAACTATTTGTAGCGAGATATGTCATACGTATAAGTTTTTCGGCGTGACACAAGGCAGTAAATGTTATTGTCGTTCCGTCATATTGAATACTCAACACAGAAGTGATGACGAATGTAATGAATTACCTTGTCAAGGAGGACCCACGTGTGGAGGATCTGGGTACATCGCTATTTGGGACTTTGTTAACCGCACACGGAAAGATTCTGGTAATATTTTGTTAGTTAATACAAATACATGCTTTGACATAATGATCTGATTTACGTTTTAGTGATCTTAATAAGGAAATTATCTACGAAAAAATCATTGCATCGTAGTGTATTGAACAGTGTATCTTTATTCGATATATAATGTATAACTTCGAACAAGATGAACAATAACAGCCAATCATTGTGCAAAGTAAAAGCATTAACATCAAACATTGATGGTCGTTACATAGAAACATGCTGTGAAGTAAATGCAACTTTTTTTCTAGTTGATAGACGACATAATTGTTTACatcttatacatatatttctacTTTGATTATGTCTGCAAGTATCATATGCAACATATAGTAGTTTATGTGTAAATCGACAACGCTCTCCTTAACTAATTACTATGTGGCACAAAGATAATGTACAGTTTTATGTAAAAAGTTTACTCTGATTTGTTATCCCATGAGGCACATTTCACTTCACGCTTAAACCAACTTAAacatttgtattgatattttttatacagAAATTAATGCATCTACAACAGTACCTCCAACGACAGGTGATCGCTTTAATCAAGAGCTTCTAGGGGACTGAGTATTCAATTCATTGATTAAATTTGAACACTCATGCTGCATTTTGCTGTTTTTCATAACGCATCGTTCTTGAGAAAAACTTAACGGTTATAAGGCACAGCGCACTTCacattgaaacaaacaaatgtgCTTGCTTTTTCAAGGCTATacattatgattatgattatgattttgattgtgatggtgacgatgatgatggtggtgattgtggtggtgatggtatatatatatatatatatatatatatatatatatatatatatatatatatatatatatatatatatatatatatatttatttatttatttatatatattagacGCACCACGGAAAGTGCAAAATCCATTGGCATTTTTTTGTTTACGTCATGCCGTTCCGAATATTACATCAGTTTTTGTCAGCTTTTACTTTTAACTattcttattgttatttattCAGATATGTCTACATCCATAACAGTACTGTCAACGATAGTTTCGCTGTACTCCGAAGGTGATCGTTTTGTTTCCAGTTTAATAAAGACTTTTTAGAGGCTTGAGTATTCAATTCGTTGAATTGATTTAGTTCCAAAACTTATAAACTCTAATAGCTCAAtcgttttctttatattttatatttataatttaacatTCAGTTTACAATATCGATTTACATAAACAACATTTCAGTAGGTTTTTATACTGCACAACTCACATGTATATCATTAGACTTATAAATGTTGTCCCTGTTCGTGACCATCATTTACGATATAGTTAAAAGATCTGCGGACacttacaaaaacattgtcCTTATCATTCTAATAGGCattaaaaatcatcaaaatagcTGCAACTTCCATCAGAATCCATCAAagttgaccattttacaagtgtcttcttaattctagttttatttatgaataaacattagctaattatgcacattgatgaatTATTGTAAATGaatgcctaattttctgttaagctatcctttttttttcacaacaaaactttgaaaaagggaatatcacattattcaaaCGATATATGTGGGCTAATAATTAGGGATCCACTTAGTAATGGctgaaataagaaattttgatgagcgcaAACACTCAACGTCATAGTTTGCTTGTTTCCCATATTTCTCAAACCTtcaaaatgtgtatatctttgaaacgaaaagagctttcaaaaaatgtcaacagattttgagtgagattatcacacactcAAAAATGTACagaatatggggcaaattagCTCGGTGTCCTTAGTACTTTAAATCACTTTCTCTTTATCGACAGTTTTTCTCGCTCTTTCGTTTGCTCTTGGATGCTTGGTTGTGATCGGCGTTTTACGGATTTCACGAAAGTAAGTTTATCTTTTTCATTGAGAACTTTTACGTAATGTGCAGTAATATTAAATTTCCCTCGAAGTAGAGTCAATATTACTCTTTGCCTTCCTCAGCTGAGGAGAGGATTTTTTACAATTCCCAGTTTTGTGAAGCGTCATTTCCCTCTACAGgacctttttattttttatcgttTAACCAGCAACCATTCTGCTATCCCTTCAAAATATAAAGCATGTTTTCCCTTCGTAAAGATGGCTAAGAAGCTCAATTTATAACCTTTGGAAAAGGTTATATATAAACTGGCTGGGTTTTGTTTGTCTCTTGTAATGCAATCAAAGTTCTACTTTAACCTCAACATCTCCCATGTCTTATTTCGTGCTGATTCACGATACGCTCcgaatgttttgttttgcattacCTCATGAATTCCTGGCCACGTGAACAATCATCCAACATGACGTGAGCGCCATTTTCAAACAGCTATCATCTTTGACACAAACGTGAATTCTTTTTTTCAgttgtaataatttaaggtCATAGTACATTCCATGGTAAGGAAATTATGTAATATCAATTAATTATATGTAAACGTTTAACTTAACGTTCAGTTCAGCAATTGATACAGAGTTGTCAATGACATACTGTGACAGGATTAGTACCGAAGGCCTTATCAGCCTACACCATTCTTAAAAATGTTAACCTAGATTGAAGATTCTGtatgcatctgaaaaaaaactGATAATTCAGATAGTCATGGCCATTGGCACGAAGCACAAGTGGGAATTCGATGACTGCAGTTGATCTGTTAACAATGCAACAAAAGATATCCGATGTGTTCTATGGGTAAACAAAAACTAGCTCAAACGTGTCTAGGTAACACAGTAACGTATTACGATTTCCAATAGTTCTTCCATTGGGTTCATTCCTCTTGATTATACAAAGTACTTGGTATACAAAACCCGTCATTGCTGTGAATTTCTTTCTGGTCTGTTAGTGTATTCCTGGGCTCCCGTGAACAATATTTCACTGACATGCATTTTGGGGCTGATTTTGAAACGAAATTGAAACCGACACTGATTTTTAAGCCCCGACATATGAAAATTTGAAGCCAACATTAAAAATGTTCGGTCCAACAAGCAATTTCAACCCCGACACTAAACAGTTGTGGTCACGACATTGAAGCTGAATTATTTCCAACATAGGCACGACATTTGGACTCCAATTTTACCAAGCCTGACATGGATTGTGTCAAAATTGAGAAGGAACTTCGTCAGTTCATCAACTCCATAGAGCCAGTGCTATTACCCTAGATTTCAATGACGCAGGTGGACGGGAACTCAGTCCATTGCATGCTTGTCATTCGtcttcctctcccttcccctttcCTCATCCTTGTCACTCCTCTGCATATTCCCCATCCTTGTCACTTTATCTGCCCCTTTTCCTCATTCCACATCATTGTCACTGTCTGCCCACTCTCTTTCCCAATTCATGTCACCCCCATCTCCTGCTTCCACACTCTTGTTACCCATATTTCAcgtccccttcccctctttaACTGCCATCTTTAACCATCTTGCTTTTCCTTCCTTCCCTAACCTTTCCGCTGAAGCACATAACAAAATATCCCAATGTGGGTTCTCGATGGACCAACAACAACCTAAAGTAGCATAGATCACAATAATATTGACTGTACATATAGGCTCACTATAGCACTTACAGATAATTAACACTATAATATGAAATACATTCTGTGTGCATTCTGCCATCACAGGAGATTACAAATTTACACTAAATAAGGGCTGCTATTCTGTGTGCACATTGCCATCACAGAactaaaatgtatatatacacaaggTAAGCACATTTAAAATGACAGGCTCCTGAGAGGTCAAGGCAAAGTTAAAAGATGAACTGTTACCCGTctgaaaattaatatataattatttctatAATCTTCTGACTTGTCACTACTGCTGATGTATGGCAGTTTCGATTGTCTTGGTGAATGGTAAAGTTGCTTGGGTGGTTAGGTGTCTTAAGCAATTTTGAAACAAAGAGAAGCTTTGAATGAAATTAACTATCCCATCCTACAGGGCAAGATCTTACTTAACACTTTTATCCATCTTTATTTGCTCACaaatagaaatatataattttacaAAGAAATCCAAAAAATACCGTCTTTTATCATTTAGTACATTTGAAATACACTTAAAGTAGATACTTgtgaaatgagaaaaaatagAATTACTCTAAAATTACTAGCAGCAAGAAAGAGCAAACATATTCCTAGACACCCAGATTTGACCTGCAAACCGTTCTTTACTTAAATCATGTCTGTAAGACAGATATTTAACGTCATCATAGTAGCTTTTAATACGGTTTCTCTAAGCATTTGGTATTGACGAAATATAATTTTCGACCTTCAGAATAGACTCCAGTTTAGAGTATAAATGCATATGGTGAGgatttaaattatttactttGTAACTGTAAATGTAATGCTTGCAATATACGATAAGCACATAAATTAAGTGATGAAGAAGGAGATTCTATCGAAAGAAAAAATCTTTCTTGGATCAAATAAACTGCCTTCCGAATACGTTTGTTCAGTATTAAGAAGAAAAGGGTGAAATAACCTCATTTAATAATTGCTCATTAAATAAATCAAGAAGATGATTTGTACCAAGAATACGATGAAGAAacgaaattgaaaataaatcccTTTTGTTTCAGAAAGCGCTGAGAACTAGaacaaaatcttaaaaattaCATTCCAATCGTCATCTGTTAAGTTGAAGGATATATTCCAATTCAGGTGACCTCGGTGATAGTACAATATGCTCAATCAGTTTTCTGTAAGCAACTTGTGGAATGCTGCAGTGCTTTAATAACTTGTATAATTACAGCTTTCAGCATTTAATTCTAAGTCATTACCTTTCCAGTTACAAGAAATTGCTGATATCAAACCAAACTTAGTCGTAAAAGGATAGTTATTGCCACTATATCTTATGCCAAAAAAAGTATACGTTAACCTAGTTCCCTTGTTATCGAAGAGATCTTTCTGATAAATGACACCAACACTTACTTAACACTTGGCCAGACCTTCTCCAGGAAGTGGACCAAACGTTATCTCACATCTTTAACTCATTCCACCATCGTCCGAGAACAGCTAGTATGACAGTTTAAATACCTATCTATTCCGTGCCATTAGGATCTGCAAATCCTTAGCAAATTGCGCCATCGGCATCTGCTGGACTAGCTTAGTTATGGCGCATGTAGTGGTGGTTCTTGCCTTCACTTGGTTGTTACCTGACCATGCTGCTGGCTGACCCATCTGGTCATATCTGAATGATACAATCTGCCTTCGCTTGGGACCTGATGTCCTTGGCTGCTGATGTTGGATCATATATCATCTAACTTGGCTTGGCGAGACATCTTGGACTCAAGTGTCACCGTCTGTTCAGGATTATTCCGTTCATCTTTGATCGTCTGCTCCTTGTTCTCGAGATAA
This window of the Apostichopus japonicus isolate 1M-3 chromosome 9, ASM3797524v1, whole genome shotgun sequence genome carries:
- the LOC139972985 gene encoding uncharacterized protein, yielding MLLFNFISAATVLYGSLLFSSAEGTYLGCFDVKKTELSGMIEKVGRNNMTVSMCSDFCGNGAYDKYGLQYGYRCYCGNLTEIFKNNDRAEDQCKNPCAGSPKCGGNQVIAIYNYTSYVGCYRYTPNERIDFGGKVEYLTPTICSEICHTYKFFGVTQGSKCYCRSVILNTQHRSDDECNELPCQGGPTCGGSGYIAIWDFVNRTRKDSEINASTTVPPTTDMSTSITVLSTIVSLYSEVFLALSFALGCLVVIGVLRISRKKFLTMDRSTMSYNETGRTMALRDDSLLHQAPLDDFISDKRPPLTSEYSGMIYSMENNQFPCVSNRNAFHTDNIELYEEM